TCTCTGCTTGGCCACTGTGGCCGCTGCTGGCGCTGCTGGCCGTCCTGGGCTTCGGCCTGGCCGGGCGCGACTGGCCCGCCGCGGCGCAGGGCGGCAATCCGGCCGTGCCGCCCGAGGTCGCCGCCCACCTCGACCAGTGGCCGCAGGCGAACAAAGACCTCGCCAACACCCGCGCCCAGACCGACGGCGGCATCACCTCGCAGAACGTGAGCCAGCTCGGCGTCGCCTAGACGTTCGACGTGCCGGGTAAGGGCATCTTCGGCGCCGCCGCTACCAACCCGCTGATCGACGGCAACACCGTCTTCTTTCAGGATCTGAAGAGCAACGTCTTCGCCATCGACCTCGCCAGCGGCCAGGTCAAGTGGCAGCAGATGTATGACGCCGACTCGATCGGTCCGAACGGCCCGGCGATCGGCTACGGCAAAGTCTTCGTGGCGAAAGACGCCTTCACGATCGCAGCACTCGACGAGAACACCGGCGCCGAGATCTGGTCCACGAAGGTCTCGCCCGCCCCGGGCACCGGCGTCGATATTCAACTGCTGGCCTACGACAATATGGTGCTGGGCAGCACCGTGCCGGGCAGCGGCGTCAGCAGCTTCTACCAGGGCGGCAACACCGGCGCGATCTTCGCCCTGGACCAGGCGACGGGCGCGGTCAAGTGGCAGTTCAACACCGTCGATACCGCCGACATCTGGGGCAACGCGCAGGTGAACAGCGGCGGCGGCGCCTGGTATCCCCCGGCGATCGACCCCGACACCGGCATGACCTTCTGGGGCATCGGCAACCCGGCGCCCTTCCCCGGCACGGCGGACTTCCCCGGCGGCAGCAGCCGCCCCGGCAACAACCTCTACACCGATTCGGTCGTCGCGCTCGACCACGCCAGCGGCACGCTGAGCTGGTATCAGCAGATCCTGCCGCACGACCTTTATGACCATGATTTTCAGTCGTCGCCCGTCCTCGCCACGGTGACCATCGGCGGTGCGGCGCAGAAGCTCGCGATCGGCAGCGGCAAGGCCGGCTACGTCGTGGCGCTGGACGAGGCGACGGGCAAGGTGCTCTGGAACACCGCCGTGGGCAAGCACCAGAACGACCGCGTGCAGAGCATCCCCGACGGGCTGACGATGGAGGTCTACCCCGGCATTTTCGGTGGCGTGGAGACGGCGCTGGCCTATGCCGACGGCGTCGTCTACGTGCCCGTCGTCAATCTCTCGGCGTTCTTCACCAACAGCAGCGTGGATCAGAAAACCGCCAGCGACGTGACGCGCAGCAGCGGCGAGCTGGTGGCGATCGACGCGGCCACCGGCATCGTGCTCTGGGATCACCAGTTGCCCAAAGCCAACTTTGGCAGCGCCACCGTCGTCAACGACCTGGTCTTCACATCGACGGTCGACGGCAAGGTCTACGCGCTGGATCGGACCACGGGCGCTGAGGTCTGGACCTGGCAGGCGCCCGCGGGGATCAACGGCGCGCCCGCCGTGGCCGGCGACATGATCGTGTTGCCCGCCGGCGTCGGGGCGAACCCCGTGCTCGTCGCCCTGAAGCTGGGCGCCGCGGGCGGCGCCGCGCCGGCCGCGACTCCTGCGCCGGCCGCCAGTCCGACTCCCGCCGCGAATCCGTCGCCGGCCGCCGGCGCCGCGGGTACCGTATTGACGATCTCGTCGCTCAACGACTCGACCTTCGACACAGACACACTGACGGCGCCGGCCGACACCTCGGTCACCGTGGAATATCTGAACGACACGGCGATCCCGCACAACATCCACATCTACTACGGACCGGACGACAGCGCACCCACGCTGGCACAGACCGACGTGGTGACCGGTCCCGGCAACACGCAGTCGGTGACGTTCACGACACCGGGGCCGGGGCAGTACTTCTTCCGCTGCGACGTGCACCCGCTGCAGATGGTCGGCACGCTGGTGGTAACCGGCGGCGGGGGACCGTAGCGGCGCGGGCTCCCATCCCCCGGTTCATCCCTTGGCCCCCAATGCTAGGGGAAGGGGAGTCTCCTGCTTCGTCTGGGAGTAAGCTCCCCTCTCCCAGGATTGGGAGAGGGGCCGGGGGTGAGGGCCGAGAGGCCGGGGCAGGCTTAGCCCGCGTCGTGCAGCAGCAGCTCGGCGGCGCGCCGGCCGAGCGCGAGGCTGTAGTTCTGGCCGCGGTCCTGCGGGTAGACATGGGCCATCGTGGCGAGGTAGACGCCGGGCAGCGGCGTGCGCAGCGGCGGCAGGCGGCGCAGATAGCCGCCGGTCACGATCGGCTGGGCAAAGGGCGCGTGAAACAGCCAGCGCTGCCGCACCCAGGCGGGATCGAAGGACGGGTTCAACCGGCGGATCGCGGGCAGGAACTCCTCGAACAGTCCGGCTTCGTCCTCGCGCAGCAGCGGATGCTCGGGCGGCAGATAATTGCCGAGATAGACCAGGTGCCGGCCGCCGTAGTCCGCGGCGGGCATGAAGTTGGTGTGCTCGACCAGCACCAGGAACGGGTAGCCCGGATCGCCGACCGAGATCCAGTAAGAGTCGGAGAGCCGGCGATCGAGCGCCAGGATCAGCACCTGCGCATCGTAAAAGTCGGGGCCGGGGTAGCGCCGTGCCCAGCTCTCCGGCAGCCCCTCGGCCATGCGCTCGAACACGCGTTGCGGCGCCGTGACGATCAGCCGCTCGAACGCGTAGGCGCCGGCGTTCGTCTCGACCTGCACCCCACCGTCGTGGCTGCAGATGCGGGTCGCCGCCGTGTCGAGCACGATCTCGCCGCTCAGCGCCCGCACGCGTTCGCCCAGCGCATCGTAGAGCTGCTGAAAGCCGCCGCGCAGATAACCCAGCGCCAGCGAGCGTTCGTGAAAGCGGCTCCAGAGCCAGCCCATCGCGATCTCGTTGGCGCGGCCGCCGAACTTGCCCTCCAGGATCGGCTCGATCAGCGCCGCGTAGGCCCGCGGCCCGGCCACGCGCCGGCTCCAGCCCGCCGCGGTCTTGCCAGCAAACGGCCGCTCGCCCGGCGTGAGTTTGAGCGCGGCCAGCATCAGGCCGAAGCGCAGGCGGTCGGCGATCGGAATCGCGTCGAAGCGCAGAATGCCGCCGAGCGACATCGGGTAAACGCGGCCGTTGCGCAGGCTCGCCGTCACCGGCTGCTTCCATTCCAGCCGATCGCCGAGGCCGAGCTGTTGAATCATGCGGATGATCGTGCGGTCGGTGCGGAAGATATGGTGATAGAACTTCTCCAGCGTCGCGGCCGAGTCGGCGCCGGGGCGGAAGCCGGCGGCCAGACCGCCCAGCTCCGCCTCGCGTTCGATCACGACGACGCGCCGGCCCGCCTCCGCCAGCCGCAGCGCCGCGCCCAGGCCCAGCGCGCCGCCGCCGATGACGCCGATCGCCCGCTGCCCGCCGGCCATGCATGAACCCCTGCGCGGACGCCCTCACGGGCGCGCCGGCCCTCCCAGTGTAGAGGGGGATCCCCACTTGCCGCAGCCCGACGCCGGCAAGCACGGCCGCTTGCGAAGGCGTCGGCAACGGCGTGAAGGAGCGCGCCACGGCTACCACGTGTTCACCGCCTCGGCTACGCTTGCTGCGGCCGGCAAAACGGCGAATCGGTGCTGAGGCGGGAGGTGGTGGCAGGGCGATGATCGTGATCATCCGCACCGACGCGGGCGAGGAGCAGATCCGCCGAATCATCGCGCAGGCCGAGGCGCTGGGCCTCTCGCATCATCTTTCGCGCGGGGCCGAACGCGCCGTGCTGATCCTCGGCGGCGGCGACCCGGGCGCGATCGAGCAGGCGTTCGCCCCGCTGCCCGGCGTCGAGCGGGTCGTGCCGCTCACGCGGCCGTATCGCCTTGCCGGCCGCGAGGTGCACCCGGCCGACACGCTGGTGCAGGCCGGCGGCGTGCTGATCGGCGGCGCCCAGCCGGTCCTGATCGCCGGCACGGCCTCGCCCCAGGCCGATACGGCGGCGGTGGCGCTGGCCGCGGCGCTGCGCGACGCCGGCGCCCAGGTGATGCGCACCGGCGTCTACCGGCCGGTTTCGGCCATGTTCGGCACGCCGCAGGTCGATGCGGCCGCCCTGCAACGGCTCGACGGCATTCGCCGCGAGACGGGGCTGGCCGTGGCCTGCGAGGTGCTGGCGGCGGACGACGTGCCCGCCATTGCGCGGCATGCCGATCTGCTGATCGTCGGCGCCGAGCAGATGCACGCGCGGCCGCTGCTGCAGACCTGCGGCTGGAGCAACCGGCCGGTGATCCTCACCCGCGGCGAGTCGGCCCAGATCCAGGAGTGGCTGCAGGCTGCCGACCAACTGCTCGCGGGCGGCAACCGCCAGGTGCTGCTCTGTGAACAGGGCATCCGCACCTACGAGACGGCCACGAGCCACACGCTCGACCTCAGCGCGGTGCCGCTGATCCGGCGCGTCTCGCACCTGCCGGTGCTGGTCGATCCGGGCCAGGGCAGCGGCCAGCGCCAGCTCGTCGAGCCGCTGGCGCTCGCCGCCGTGGCCGCCGGCGCCCACGGCCTGCTGATCGACGTGCGACACCCCCAGGCCCACGCCGGCGGCGGCGAAGCGGCGATCGATCTGGCCGCCTTCAAAGCCCTCGCCGCCCGGCTGCACGCGCTCGTGGCCGCGCTCTGAGTCGGAGCCACCGAGGGGAGCGGAGAGAATGGCGATCTACGACCTTCTGATTCGCGGCGGCCGGATCTACGACGGCAGCGGCAACCCCTGGCAGCGCGCCGACGTGGCGATCGCGGGCGACACGCTGCGCCTGCTGCGCGGCGACACGTCGCGGGTTGCAGCGAAGCGCACGATCGACGCACGCGGCCGCATCGTTTGTCCCGGCTTCATCGACATGCACGCCCACAGCGGCAACGTGATCCTCAGCCAGCCGCGCCACGAGCCGAAAGTGCGCCAGGGCATCACCACCGAGCTGATCGGCGTGGACGGCAACTCCTACGCGCCGATCCTGCGGGGCGAGGACCTGGCGCAGTTCATCACGCTCAACGCCGGCCTCGACGGGCGGCCGCCGGACGGCCTGCGCGCCCGCTCCGTGGGCGAATACCTCGAAAACTTCGACGGCAAGGTCGCGGTCAACGTCTGCTACGTGATGGGTAACTCGCCGCTGCGCATCTCGGCGATGGGCTGGGACGACCGCGCGCCGACGAGCGGCGAGCTGGCGGCGCAGCGCCGGCTGATCCGCCAGGGCATGGAGGAGGGCGCCTTCGGCATCTCCACCGGGCTGACCTATCCGCCCGGCAGCTACGCCAGCACCGAGGAGCTGGTCGAACTCTCGAAAGAGGCGGACGCGCTGGGCGGCATCTACGTCACGCACGTGCGCTTCGGCCTGGGCGACCGTCATGTGGACCCGATCAGCGAGGCGCTGGCGATCGGCGACCGCAGCGGCATTCCCGTGCACATCTCGCACTTCAACTCCGGCTGGCCCTTCTCCGGCGCCTGGCGCAAGCTGCTGGACCTCGTGGACGCGCGCGCCGCGCAGGGGCAGCAGGTGACGGCCGATGTCTATCCCTACATCTATTCCAGCACGCGGCTGGTGAGCCTGCTGCCCGAGTGGACACACGACGGCGGCGTGCCGAAGCTGCTGGAGCGGATGAGCGACGAGGCGGCGCGGCAGAAGATGGCGGCCGACCCCAACTTCCAGCGGCTGCGGCTGCACAACTACCTGACGGCCAACTTCAGCCGGCCGCAGCACCGCCGCTTCGAGGGCTGGACGCTGCCGCAGATCGCCGAAGCGCTGGGCAAGAGCCTGATCGACACGATCTGTGACCTGCTGCTCGACGAAGAGCTGAACCTGGTGCAGATCGGCACCTTCGGCAACCCGGTCAACGTGCGCAAGTTCCTGGAGCACCCCAGCACGATGCTCGGCAGCGACGCCCTGTTGATCGGGGAAAAGGTCAGCCCGCGCACCTACGGCGCCGCGCCGACGATGCTGGGCGACCTGGTGCGCGAAGAGGGCATTTTGAGCATGGCCGACTGCATCCGCAAGCTGACCTCGCTGCCGGCGCAGACGCTGGGCCTGCGCGACCGCGGCCTGCTCAAAGACGGCTTCAAGGCCGATCTCGTCGTCTTCGACCCGGAGACGGTGCGCTCGCCCGCCACGATCGAGCAACCGAAGCAGTTCCCGATCGGCATCGACTGCGTGATCGTCAACGGACGCGTCGTCGTGGACGGCGGCGAGCACACCGGCGCCCTACCCGGTCGGGCGCTGCGGCGGCACTGAACCTATGCGCCGGCGCCGTGAGCCGGCAGGCGCCGCGCCACCACGCGGCTGAAGCCGAGCAACTCGCCGCCGTCGGCCTCCAGCAAGGCGGTCTCCCGCGCCGAGCCGCGGCCAGCGAGGGCGCAGGCGCGGTTCCAGGTGAGCCAATCCTCCCAGCCTTGCGGCAGCCAGTCGGCGCGCTCGACCGCGACGGCGAGGCTCTTCTGCCAGTGCCGGCGCCACCAGGCGGGGCTGTGGAAGGTGCTGAAGTCCGCCTCCCAGTACGCCGCGAGCTTCGGCGGCGGCAGGCGCGGCAGCTCCCGCCGGATTCCGGGCACGACGATGCCGAACCGCCCACCCTCCCGCAGGAAGCGCAGGCAGTAGGGCAAGTAGAGGTCGGCCGTGCCGAAGTAGTGGTAGGCGTCCATGCTCACGATCGCGTCGAAGAAGCCCTCGGCGAAGGGCAGCGCGTGCGCCTCGGCATAGATCGGAAAGACGCGGTCTTCCAGCCCGGCCTCGCGCAGGCGCGCCCAGTTCTCGGACGGCTTAATCCAGAGGTCGGCCGCCCAGACCTGCACGCCGAGCTCGCGGGCCAGGAAGATCGAGGAGAGCGCCTTGCCGCAGCCGAGGTCGAGCACGCGCATGCCCGGCGCCAGCGGCAGCGCCTGGCACAGCGCCTCCGTCAGCCAGAGCACGTTCGGCCCCATCAAGTTGTCGATTTGCCAGCGCGGATCGTACGCGGCGGCGCGCGGGTAACGGCCCAGCGTGAGCGCCGTGCGCAGCGCCTCGTCCTCGGCGGACGCGGGATCGACCGGCATACA
This is a stretch of genomic DNA from Dehalococcoidia bacterium. It encodes these proteins:
- a CDS encoding NAD(P)/FAD-dependent oxidoreductase is translated as MAGGQRAIGVIGGGALGLGAALRLAEAGRRVVVIEREAELGGLAAGFRPGADSAATLEKFYHHIFRTDRTIIRMIQQLGLGDRLEWKQPVTASLRNGRVYPMSLGGILRFDAIPIADRLRFGLMLAALKLTPGERPFAGKTAAGWSRRVAGPRAYAALIEPILEGKFGGRANEIAMGWLWSRFHERSLALGYLRGGFQQLYDALGERVRALSGEIVLDTAATRICSHDGGVQVETNAGAYAFERLIVTAPQRVFERMAEGLPESWARRYPGPDFYDAQVLILALDRRLSDSYWISVGDPGYPFLVLVEHTNFMPAADYGGRHLVYLGNYLPPEHPLLREDEAGLFEEFLPAIRRLNPSFDPAWVRQRWLFHAPFAQPIVTGGYLRRLPPLRTPLPGVYLATMAHVYPQDRGQNYSLALGRRAAELLLHDAG
- a CDS encoding methyltransferase domain-containing protein, which gives rise to MPVDPASAEDEALRTALTLGRYPRAAAYDPRWQIDNLMGPNVLWLTEALCQALPLAPGMRVLDLGCGKALSSIFLARELGVQVWAADLWIKPSENWARLREAGLEDRVFPIYAEAHALPFAEGFFDAIVSMDAYHYFGTADLYLPYCLRFLREGGRFGIVVPGIRRELPRLPPPKLAAYWEADFSTFHSPAWWRRHWQKSLAVAVERADWLPQGWEDWLTWNRACALAGRGSARETALLEADGGELLGFSRVVARRLPAHGAGA
- a CDS encoding PQQ-binding-like beta-propeller repeat protein gives rise to the protein MPGKGIFGAAATNPLIDGNTVFFQDLKSNVFAIDLASGQVKWQQMYDADSIGPNGPAIGYGKVFVAKDAFTIAALDENTGAEIWSTKVSPAPGTGVDIQLLAYDNMVLGSTVPGSGVSSFYQGGNTGAIFALDQATGAVKWQFNTVDTADIWGNAQVNSGGGAWYPPAIDPDTGMTFWGIGNPAPFPGTADFPGGSSRPGNNLYTDSVVALDHASGTLSWYQQILPHDLYDHDFQSSPVLATVTIGGAAQKLAIGSGKAGYVVALDEATGKVLWNTAVGKHQNDRVQSIPDGLTMEVYPGIFGGVETALAYADGVVYVPVVNLSAFFTNSSVDQKTASDVTRSSGELVAIDAATGIVLWDHQLPKANFGSATVVNDLVFTSTVDGKVYALDRTTGAEVWTWQAPAGINGAPAVAGDMIVLPAGVGANPVLVALKLGAAGGAAPAATPAPAASPTPAANPSPAAGAAGTVLTISSLNDSTFDTDTLTAPADTSVTVEYLNDTAIPHNIHIYYGPDDSAPTLAQTDVVTGPGNTQSVTFTTPGPGQYFFRCDVHPLQMVGTLVVTGGGGP
- a CDS encoding D-aminoacylase, with product MAIYDLLIRGGRIYDGSGNPWQRADVAIAGDTLRLLRGDTSRVAAKRTIDARGRIVCPGFIDMHAHSGNVILSQPRHEPKVRQGITTELIGVDGNSYAPILRGEDLAQFITLNAGLDGRPPDGLRARSVGEYLENFDGKVAVNVCYVMGNSPLRISAMGWDDRAPTSGELAAQRRLIRQGMEEGAFGISTGLTYPPGSYASTEELVELSKEADALGGIYVTHVRFGLGDRHVDPISEALAIGDRSGIPVHISHFNSGWPFSGAWRKLLDLVDARAAQGQQVTADVYPYIYSSTRLVSLLPEWTHDGGVPKLLERMSDEAARQKMAADPNFQRLRLHNYLTANFSRPQHRRFEGWTLPQIAEALGKSLIDTICDLLLDEELNLVQIGTFGNPVNVRKFLEHPSTMLGSDALLIGEKVSPRTYGAAPTMLGDLVREEGILSMADCIRKLTSLPAQTLGLRDRGLLKDGFKADLVVFDPETVRSPATIEQPKQFPIGIDCVIVNGRVVVDGGEHTGALPGRALRRH
- a CDS encoding 3-deoxy-7-phosphoheptulonate synthase (catalyzes the formation of 3-deoxy-D-arabino-hept-2-ulosonate 7-phosphate from phosphoenolpyruvate and D-erythrose 4-phosphate), whose protein sequence is MIVIIRTDAGEEQIRRIIAQAEALGLSHHLSRGAERAVLILGGGDPGAIEQAFAPLPGVERVVPLTRPYRLAGREVHPADTLVQAGGVLIGGAQPVLIAGTASPQADTAAVALAAALRDAGAQVMRTGVYRPVSAMFGTPQVDAAALQRLDGIRRETGLAVACEVLAADDVPAIARHADLLIVGAEQMHARPLLQTCGWSNRPVILTRGESAQIQEWLQAADQLLAGGNRQVLLCEQGIRTYETATSHTLDLSAVPLIRRVSHLPVLVDPGQGSGQRQLVEPLALAAVAAGAHGLLIDVRHPQAHAGGGEAAIDLAAFKALAARLHALVAAL